Genomic segment of Umezawaea sp. Da 62-37:
CGCCAGCTCCCGCTTCAACGCCCCGTACTCGGCCGCCGCCTCGGGATGCGCCAGCAGGTGGTCGCGCAGGAGGCGTTCGTTGCGGGTGTCCCAGTTGTCGGCGGGGATGACGTGGAGGTGGTGGGTGCGGGTGCCGTTGGTGTCGCGGCGGTAGAAGAGGCGGTTGCGCATGCCGGTTTCCTCGCGCACGTAGCCGAGGTCGGTCAGCACGGCCTCGGTCGCCAGCACGGTGTCGAGGTCCGGTGTGGACGCCATGAGGTCGATGACGGGTTTCGCGGCGAGGCCGGGGATGGCGGTGCTGCCGACGTGTTCGATGACGGGGAAGTGGGCGCGCAGTTCGGCCATGGAGCGGGCGGCTTCGGCGGGCCAGGTGGGGTCGTGGTCGGAGAAGTCGATCGGCATTCCGGGCAGCCTAGTGGTTCGTCGAGGTGGTGGAACCCGACTTTCCGATCACGACGGCGCGGACTTCCGGCGCGACGACGTCGTCAAGGGCGGGAGCCGGTCTACGCGATGCTGGACGAACTCCGGTGCTCGGCGAACACCTCCGCGACCCGCTCCAGCGCCACGTCCGACACCGCCAACGCCGAGGCGGTCCGCTCGAACGCGACCAGGAACGCCTCGATGTCCCCCGGCGGCAGCAGGGCCGTGTCGGCCATCAGGGACAGTCGCATCCGGTCCGCGGTGCCGCCGGTGTCCAGGTACAGCGCCATGTCCTCGTGCGCGGTCCGCTCCGGCCACGTGAGCGCCGTGGCGGCGGGGTCGCCGGGCGCCGTGCCGCGGGCCCGCGGCAGCGTGGACCACATGTCGTTGACCTGGCAGCCCGGCGGCAGCGCGACGTCGCGCAGCACCTCGCGCGCGAGCCTGCTGTCGTAGCGGGCGTGGCGCTTGGCGGCGGCCATGGCCGCCGCCGACCGGCGGACGGCCTCGTCGAAGGACCCGATGTCCAGTGCCACCACGGTCTTCACGGCCTGGTTCATCGTGGTGACGGCGTTGAACAGGTCCGGCGCCAGTCTGTTGCTCTGCATGATGTCGAGCCGGTAGGCCGGGCCGGGGCAGAAGCAGCGGAGCAGTGCCGTGGTGATCGACAGCAGCACGACGGACGTGGTGGTGCGCAGTCGCCTGGCCGCCGAGCGGACCGCCACCGGCAGGACGTCGGACTCGATCTCGCCCCGGACGAACCGCGGGGACAGCGGGACGGCCCGTGCGGGAGCGGGTTCGGACGGCATCCGGGCCAGCTGCTCGCGGAGGTGGTGCGTGGCCTCGATGTTGAGCAGCTGGCCGTCCGGGGAGTTCTGCCGGGTGGCGAGGTCCACGGGCTGTGCCGACGGCTTCGCGGCGGGCATCGGCTTCCCGTCGGCACGCGCCTTGAGCATGGCCGCCAGTTCGGCGACGAGCAGTTCGGTGCCGGTGTGGTCGGCGGCCATGTGCGAGACGCCGAGGACGACGAGCACCGGGATCCCCTCGTGCAGGGCGAGGGAGATCCGGACCGGCAGTTCCTTGTCGTGGTCGAACGCCGTCGCCCCGGCCCGCACCAGGCAGTCGGTGACGATGCCGG
This window contains:
- a CDS encoding GrpB family protein, whose amino-acid sequence is MPIDFSDHDPTWPAEAARSMAELRAHFPVIEHVGSTAIPGLAAKPVIDLMASTPDLDTVLATEAVLTDLGYVREETGMRNRLFYRRDTNGTRTHHLHVIPADNWDTRNERLLRDHLLAHPEAAAEYGALKRELAARESDGLAYTKGKTALIQKLIDREREARGLPASDVWED